One window of Streptomyces sp. FIT100 genomic DNA carries:
- a CDS encoding zinc ribbon domain-containing protein, with translation MNAAPADQIRLLDVQALDVRLSQIAHKRKSLPEHAELETLNKDLTQLRDLLVAAQTEESDCAREQTKAEQDVDQVRQRAARDQQRLDSGAVTSPKDLESLQHEIVSLAKRQGDLEDVVLEVMERRESAQERVSELTGRVASVEAKTDDATARRDAAYEELDGETASVAKEREVVAGSVPADLMKLYEKLREQQGGIGAARLYQRRCEGCHIELNITELNEVRAAAADTVVRCENCRRILVRTSESGL, from the coding sequence CTGAACGCCGCGCCCGCCGACCAGATCCGCCTCCTCGACGTCCAGGCCCTCGACGTCCGCCTGTCGCAGATCGCGCACAAGCGCAAGTCGCTGCCCGAGCACGCCGAGCTGGAGACGCTGAACAAGGACCTCACGCAACTGCGCGACCTGCTCGTCGCCGCGCAGACGGAGGAGAGCGACTGCGCCCGCGAGCAGACCAAGGCCGAGCAGGACGTCGACCAGGTGCGCCAGCGCGCCGCCCGCGACCAGCAGCGCCTCGACTCCGGCGCGGTCACCTCCCCGAAGGACCTGGAGAGCCTCCAGCACGAGATCGTCTCGCTCGCCAAGCGCCAGGGCGACCTGGAGGACGTCGTGCTGGAGGTCATGGAGCGCCGCGAGTCCGCGCAGGAACGCGTCAGCGAGCTGACCGGCCGCGTCGCCTCGGTCGAGGCCAAGACGGACGACGCGACCGCCCGCAGGGACGCGGCGTACGAGGAGCTCGACGGCGAGACCGCCTCCGTGGCCAAGGAGCGCGAGGTCGTCGCCGGGTCCGTGCCGGCCGACCTGATGAAGCTGTACGAGAAGCTGCGCGAGCAGCAGGGCGGCATCGGCGCGGCACGCCTCTACCAGCGCCGCTGCGAGGGCTGCCACATCGAGCTCAACATCACCGAGCTGAACGAGGTGCGCGCGGCCGCGGCCGACACGGTCGTCCGCTGCGAGAACTGCCGCCGCATCCTGGTCCGTACGTCGGAGTCCGGCCTCTGA
- a CDS encoding Nif3-like dinuclear metal center hexameric protein has product MPRLSEVIAALDVLWPPERAEEWDAVGTVCGDPDAGVTRVLFAVDPVQEIADEAIAIGADLVVTHHPLYLRGTTTVAASHFKGRVVHTLIKHDIALHVAHTNADTADPGVSDALAGALGLRVTGPLVPENGLGRICELDHPLTLREFGARAAQRLPATAQGIRVAGDPDAIVRRVAVSGGSGDSLFDVVRAAGVDAYLTADLRHHPASEATQHATPSGKLGLVDAAHWATEWPWCEQAAAQLDEISDRHGWDLRVHVSKTVTDPWSSHHTSGAPN; this is encoded by the coding sequence GTGCCCCGTCTGTCTGAAGTCATCGCCGCGCTCGACGTCCTCTGGCCCCCCGAGCGGGCCGAGGAGTGGGACGCCGTCGGCACGGTCTGCGGTGACCCCGACGCCGGGGTCACCCGTGTCCTCTTCGCCGTCGACCCCGTCCAGGAGATCGCCGACGAGGCGATCGCCATCGGCGCGGACCTGGTCGTCACCCACCACCCGCTCTATCTGCGCGGTACGACGACGGTCGCGGCCTCCCACTTCAAGGGCCGGGTCGTGCACACCCTCATCAAGCACGACATCGCCCTGCACGTCGCGCACACCAACGCCGACACCGCCGACCCCGGGGTCTCCGACGCCCTCGCCGGAGCGCTCGGACTGCGCGTCACCGGCCCCCTCGTGCCCGAGAACGGGCTCGGCCGCATCTGCGAGCTCGACCACCCGCTCACCCTGCGTGAGTTCGGCGCCCGTGCCGCGCAGCGGCTGCCCGCCACCGCGCAGGGCATCCGGGTCGCCGGCGACCCCGACGCCATCGTCCGCCGCGTCGCCGTCAGCGGCGGCTCCGGCGACAGCCTCTTCGACGTCGTACGGGCCGCGGGCGTGGACGCGTACCTCACCGCCGACCTGCGCCACCACCCCGCGTCCGAGGCGACCCAGCACGCGACCCCCTCGGGGAAGCTCGGCCTGGTCGACGCCGCCCACTGGGCCACCGAATGGCCATGGTGCGAACAGGCCGCCGCCCAGCTCGACGAGATTTCCGACCGCCACGGCTGGGACCTGCGCGTCCACGTCTCGAAGACGGTCACCGACCCCTGGTCCTCCCACCACACCTCTGGAGCCCCCAACTGA
- a CDS encoding 3-oxoacyl-ACP reductase — protein sequence MSLPLEGLSAIVTGAGRGLGRAEALELAGLGASVVVNDYGQPGRGGTSHAEGYGGGSGEASAAPAEQVAEEIRAAGGRAVAHLGDVSDFAAARALVDLAVGTYGKLDILVNNAGILRDRMVFSMSEDEWDSVVRVHLKGHFNTTHFASVHWRERSKAAGGPVYGRVVNTSSEAFLAGSAGQPNYAAAKGGIVGLTTSTALALRKYGVTANAICPRARTRMTEDVFAGFAEPGDGELDPLAPEHVSPLVGYLASPAASHITGQLLVVHGGMVAIVERPKVAAQFDAAKEAFSYEELDAVLSPYYEARPADETFAATEVLGLKKG from the coding sequence ATGTCACTCCCCTTGGAGGGCCTGTCCGCGATCGTCACCGGCGCGGGCCGCGGTCTTGGCCGGGCGGAGGCCCTGGAACTGGCCGGGCTCGGGGCGAGCGTCGTCGTCAACGACTACGGGCAGCCGGGACGTGGGGGCACCTCCCATGCCGAAGGCTATGGGGGAGGCTCCGGCGAGGCCAGCGCGGCGCCCGCGGAGCAGGTGGCGGAGGAGATCCGCGCCGCAGGCGGCCGGGCGGTCGCCCACCTCGGCGACGTCTCCGACTTCGCCGCGGCGCGCGCCCTGGTCGACCTGGCCGTCGGCACGTACGGGAAGCTGGACATCCTGGTCAACAACGCGGGGATCCTGCGGGACCGCATGGTCTTCTCGATGAGCGAGGACGAGTGGGACTCGGTCGTCCGGGTCCACCTCAAGGGCCACTTCAACACCACCCACTTCGCGTCGGTCCACTGGCGCGAACGCTCCAAGGCGGCGGGCGGTCCGGTGTACGGCCGCGTGGTCAACACCTCCTCGGAGGCCTTCCTCGCCGGCTCGGCGGGGCAGCCGAACTACGCCGCCGCCAAGGGCGGCATCGTGGGCCTCACCACGTCGACGGCGCTGGCGCTGCGCAAGTACGGCGTCACGGCCAACGCGATCTGCCCACGGGCCCGTACGCGTATGACGGAGGACGTCTTCGCCGGCTTTGCCGAGCCGGGCGACGGCGAACTCGACCCGCTCGCCCCCGAACACGTCTCCCCCCTCGTCGGCTACCTCGCATCGCCGGCCGCCTCGCACATCACCGGGCAACTCCTCGTCGTCCACGGCGGCATGGTGGCGATCGTCGAGCGCCCTAAGGTGGCGGCCCAGTTCGACGCGGCGAAGGAGGCGTTCTCCTACGAGGAGCTGGATGCGGTGCTGTCGCCGTACTACGAGGCCCGTCCGGCGGACGAGACGTTCGCGGCGACGGAGGTCCTGGGGCTGAAGAAGGGGTAG
- a CDS encoding Zn-dependent alcohol dehydrogenase, whose amino-acid sequence MRAAVLHEIGQDKLDVLDDVEAVGFGPGKVKIRVRATGLCHSDVSAMGGVLPQPAPFIPGHEGAGEILDVGDGVAGLKQGDRVLMCWLPACGGCPSCRRGQSQLCLAGFMNAGTPNFKRPAGDVFGFAGTGTFAEEVVVDAGCAVPIPDDVPYDIAALIGCGVTTGLGAAINTAKVEAGSSVAVIGCGGVGISTIQGARVQGAAQIVAVDPVASRREAALRFGATEAISPDGLADAKQRITGGEGFDYVFEVVGKSATARTAYETTRRGGTLCIVGAGAMDDFLQLNMFELFFDEKRILPSMYGGGDVLRSYERAIALWRAGRVDLESLITHRVQLAEINEALTQMRTGEALRTCIEI is encoded by the coding sequence ATGCGCGCAGCCGTACTGCACGAGATCGGCCAGGACAAGCTCGACGTACTCGACGACGTCGAGGCGGTGGGCTTCGGCCCCGGCAAGGTGAAGATCCGGGTCCGGGCGACGGGCCTGTGCCATTCGGACGTCTCCGCGATGGGCGGCGTGCTGCCGCAGCCCGCGCCCTTCATCCCCGGCCACGAGGGGGCGGGCGAGATCCTCGACGTCGGCGACGGGGTCGCCGGCCTCAAGCAGGGCGACCGGGTGCTGATGTGCTGGCTGCCCGCCTGCGGCGGCTGCCCCTCCTGCAGGCGCGGCCAGTCGCAGCTCTGTCTGGCCGGGTTCATGAACGCCGGCACCCCCAACTTCAAGCGCCCCGCCGGTGATGTCTTCGGCTTCGCCGGCACCGGCACCTTCGCCGAGGAGGTCGTGGTCGACGCGGGCTGCGCCGTCCCGATCCCGGACGACGTCCCCTACGACATCGCCGCCCTCATCGGCTGCGGGGTCACCACGGGGCTCGGCGCGGCCATCAACACCGCGAAGGTGGAGGCCGGTTCGTCGGTCGCCGTCATCGGCTGCGGCGGCGTCGGCATCTCCACGATCCAGGGCGCCCGCGTGCAGGGCGCGGCGCAGATCGTCGCCGTCGACCCGGTCGCCTCGCGGCGTGAGGCGGCGCTGCGCTTCGGCGCGACCGAGGCGATCTCGCCCGACGGACTCGCCGACGCCAAGCAGCGGATCACGGGCGGCGAGGGCTTCGACTACGTCTTCGAGGTCGTCGGCAAGTCGGCGACGGCACGGACGGCGTACGAGACGACCCGGCGCGGCGGGACGCTGTGCATCGTCGGCGCGGGCGCCATGGACGACTTCCTCCAGCTCAACATGTTCGAGCTGTTCTTCGACGAGAAGCGGATCCTGCCGTCGATGTACGGCGGCGGGGACGTGCTCCGCTCCTACGAACGCGCCATCGCCCTGTGGCGGGCGGGCCGAGTCGACCTGGAGTCGCTGATCACCCACCGGGTGCAGCTGGCGGAGATCAACGAGGCGCTGACCCAGATGCGTACGGGTGAGGCGCTGCGGACCTGCATCGAGATCTGA
- a CDS encoding MaoC/PaaZ C-terminal domain-containing protein, with amino-acid sequence MPIDAVKATAAEPRSAEISWDHKDIQLYHLGIGAGSFQGKHSPATDPDELRYTLESRLHVLPSFATVAGAGMGVVGGLSAPGIDVDLAAVLHGGQTITLHRPIPVRGRATSTSRVAAVYDKGKAAILVLRSEAADEDGPLWTSDAQIFVRGEGGFGGERGPSVRVEQPEREPDKTVERAVREDQALLYRLSGDWNPLHADPEFAGLAGFDRPILHGLCSYGMTLKAVVDTLLDGNVTRVRSYSTRFAGVVFPGETLRIRMWQQDSSKVQVSVTAVERDDAPVLADTVVETS; translated from the coding sequence ATGCCCATCGATGCCGTCAAGGCGACCGCGGCCGAGCCGCGCAGCGCCGAGATCAGCTGGGACCACAAGGACATCCAGCTCTACCACCTCGGCATCGGCGCCGGATCGTTCCAAGGCAAGCACAGCCCGGCCACCGACCCCGACGAGCTGCGCTACACCCTGGAGTCCCGGCTGCACGTCCTGCCCAGCTTCGCCACCGTCGCGGGCGCGGGCATGGGGGTCGTCGGCGGCCTCTCCGCCCCCGGGATCGACGTCGACCTCGCGGCCGTGCTGCACGGCGGGCAGACGATCACGCTCCACCGCCCCATCCCCGTCAGAGGCCGGGCCACCAGCACCTCGCGCGTCGCGGCCGTGTACGACAAGGGCAAGGCCGCGATCCTCGTCCTGCGCTCCGAGGCGGCCGACGAGGACGGCCCGCTGTGGACCAGCGACGCGCAGATCTTCGTACGCGGCGAAGGCGGCTTCGGCGGCGAACGCGGGCCGTCCGTACGGGTGGAGCAGCCGGAGCGCGAGCCCGACAAGACCGTCGAGCGGGCCGTCCGCGAGGACCAGGCGCTGCTCTACCGGCTATCCGGCGACTGGAACCCGCTGCACGCGGATCCGGAGTTCGCCGGGCTCGCGGGCTTCGACCGGCCGATCCTGCACGGGCTGTGCTCGTACGGAATGACGCTCAAGGCGGTCGTCGACACGCTCCTGGACGGGAACGTCACACGCGTCCGCTCGTACAGCACCCGCTTCGCCGGGGTGGTGTTCCCGGGGGAGACCCTGCGGATCCGGATGTGGCAGCAGGACAGCAGCAAGGTCCAGGTGTCGGTGACGGCCGTGGAGCGGGACGACGCTCCCGTCCTCGCCGACACCGTCGTCGAAACCTCCTGA